The following coding sequences lie in one Streptosporangiales bacterium genomic window:
- a CDS encoding SDR family oxidoreductase, which translates to MSGHVNHCEEAGVELEGKVAIVTGAAAGIGRAIAGGLAASGASVVVDDVDEAGAKEVAAGIRANGGRAEPCPIGVGTDAAAAEIVRCATDTFGGLHLLVNNAGVGGDAPLVELSEEQLKRSVSVNLVGPILLAKHAAGVMVEQRYGKVVNITSRSGLRGKYGESGYSAGKAGMAGFTLTMAIEMAPYGINVNAVAPAAWTALLENMPEPERSRTIAKREDNVLGRVARPADVVPTVVWLLSDAAEYVTGQIIEATGQQASLL; encoded by the coding sequence CTGAGCGGGCATGTCAACCACTGCGAGGAGGCAGGCGTGGAACTCGAAGGCAAGGTCGCGATCGTGACCGGTGCCGCTGCCGGGATCGGGCGGGCCATCGCAGGTGGTCTGGCCGCGTCCGGGGCCTCGGTGGTCGTCGACGACGTCGACGAGGCAGGGGCCAAGGAAGTCGCGGCGGGGATCCGCGCGAACGGGGGACGCGCGGAGCCCTGCCCGATCGGCGTCGGGACCGACGCCGCAGCCGCCGAGATCGTGCGGTGCGCGACGGACACTTTCGGCGGCCTGCACCTGCTGGTGAACAACGCCGGTGTCGGCGGCGATGCGCCGCTGGTCGAGTTGTCCGAGGAACAGCTGAAGCGTTCCGTTTCCGTCAATCTGGTCGGGCCCATCCTGTTGGCGAAGCACGCCGCCGGGGTCATGGTCGAGCAGCGGTACGGCAAGGTCGTCAACATCACCTCGCGGTCGGGGCTGCGCGGCAAGTACGGCGAGAGCGGGTACTCCGCGGGCAAGGCCGGCATGGCCGGCTTCACCCTCACCATGGCCATCGAGATGGCGCCGTACGGCATCAACGTGAACGCGGTCGCGCCTGCGGCGTGGACCGCGCTGCTGGAGAACATGCCGGAACCGGAGCGCAGCAGGACGATCGCCAAACGTGAGGACAACGTGCTCGGCCGGGTCGCCCGGCCGGCGGACGTCGTGCCGACCGTCGTCTGGCTGCTCTCCGACGCGGCGGAGTACGTGACCGGGCAGATCATCGAGGCGACCGGGCAGCAGGCGTCGCTGCTGTAG
- a CDS encoding HAD-IB family phosphatase: MTLRQRLAGKRILLTGVTGFVGEALCQRILEELPETKLVVLVRPKGNTGGRKRVEQLLNKPAFGGLKEQHGGLKAIADERIEVIEGDLAAVPDLPADVAAVVHCAGDVSFDPTIEEAFTTNVRGTVGLLDKVRATGAQPHYVHVSTAYVAGRRRGAIPEASVGHGVDWREEEAYAGRLRERIEEASRAPGTLAKLRRQAEKEHHRAGPLTAAGDAERRRKEWVSDQLKAAGRERARSLGWTDVYTFTKAMGERVVEEHGHEFPVSIVRPSIIESAYERPYAGWIEGFKMAEPLILAYGKGELPEFPASPDSVIDIVPVDHVVAAILAVVASPPETGDTGYFHVTSGARNPLTFSDLVHHVKEYFERNPFEGTDGRGVPRLPSWSWPGGESVERLLRTGERLSTVADKVVTKLPRSNRVRRMASDLGRQQRRLEFLRKYMDLYRPYAECELEFTDDRTLQLYRDLPPEDREHFAFDTSVVDWKHYLIDVHCASVTQPMRALDAARRRRGNAAAKSKKLEAGDQVVAAFDMDGTLLSSNVIETYLWLRLPELAGLARAQEVGTLARKLPSYLMAERRDRGGFLRAVYRRYEGASLAELNQLVDEDLSDHLLERLSGGAVRRIREHRAAGHKLVLITGAIRPLTRPLQPLFDEIVAADLSVDAEGRCTGFLSSPPLVGEARAAWLTWYAGQQGLDLSQSFAYADSHSDLPLLKAVGNPVAVSPDVPLWREARKSRWPVQDWAEGAKTTSRFSLPGSSS, from the coding sequence TTGACTCTGCGGCAACGTCTCGCTGGCAAGCGGATCCTGCTGACCGGCGTCACCGGTTTCGTGGGCGAGGCGCTGTGCCAGCGCATCCTGGAGGAGCTGCCGGAGACCAAGCTGGTCGTCCTCGTACGGCCGAAGGGGAACACCGGCGGGCGCAAGCGCGTCGAGCAGCTGCTCAACAAGCCGGCGTTCGGCGGCCTGAAGGAACAGCACGGCGGCCTGAAGGCGATCGCGGACGAGCGGATCGAGGTCATCGAGGGTGACCTGGCCGCAGTGCCCGACCTGCCCGCCGACGTGGCCGCCGTCGTGCACTGCGCCGGCGACGTCTCCTTCGACCCGACCATCGAGGAGGCGTTCACCACCAACGTGCGCGGCACCGTCGGCCTGCTCGACAAGGTCAGGGCGACCGGCGCGCAGCCGCACTACGTGCACGTCTCCACCGCGTACGTCGCGGGCCGGCGGCGCGGGGCGATCCCCGAGGCGTCGGTCGGGCACGGCGTCGACTGGCGCGAGGAAGAGGCCTACGCCGGCCGGCTGCGGGAGCGGATCGAGGAGGCGTCGCGCGCGCCAGGCACGCTCGCCAAGCTGCGCCGCCAGGCCGAGAAGGAGCACCACAGGGCCGGTCCGCTGACCGCCGCGGGCGACGCGGAGCGCCGCCGCAAGGAGTGGGTGTCCGACCAGCTCAAGGCCGCCGGCAGGGAGCGGGCGCGCTCGCTCGGCTGGACCGACGTCTACACGTTCACCAAGGCGATGGGCGAGCGGGTCGTCGAGGAGCACGGGCACGAGTTTCCCGTCTCCATCGTGCGCCCGTCGATCATCGAGAGCGCCTACGAGCGGCCGTACGCCGGCTGGATCGAGGGCTTCAAGATGGCCGAGCCGCTCATCCTCGCGTACGGCAAGGGCGAGCTGCCCGAGTTCCCCGCGTCCCCGGACAGCGTCATCGACATCGTGCCCGTCGACCACGTGGTCGCGGCGATCCTCGCGGTCGTGGCGAGCCCGCCGGAGACCGGCGACACCGGCTACTTCCACGTCACCTCGGGTGCGCGCAACCCACTGACCTTCAGCGACCTCGTGCACCACGTGAAGGAGTACTTCGAGCGCAACCCGTTCGAGGGTACCGACGGACGGGGCGTGCCCAGGTTGCCGTCGTGGAGCTGGCCTGGCGGCGAGTCCGTGGAGCGGCTGCTGCGCACCGGCGAGCGGCTCAGCACGGTGGCGGACAAGGTGGTCACCAAGCTGCCGCGGTCCAACCGCGTGCGCAGGATGGCCAGTGACCTCGGCCGCCAGCAGCGCAGGCTGGAGTTCCTGCGCAAGTACATGGACCTCTACCGGCCGTACGCGGAGTGCGAGCTGGAGTTCACCGACGACCGTACGCTGCAGCTGTACCGCGACCTGCCGCCCGAGGACAGGGAGCACTTCGCGTTCGACACCTCGGTGGTGGACTGGAAGCACTACCTGATCGACGTGCACTGCGCGAGCGTCACGCAGCCGATGCGGGCGCTGGACGCGGCGCGGCGGCGGCGGGGCAACGCGGCTGCGAAGTCGAAGAAGCTCGAAGCGGGCGACCAGGTGGTGGCGGCGTTCGACATGGACGGCACGCTGCTGTCGTCGAACGTGATCGAGACGTACTTGTGGCTGCGGCTGCCCGAGCTCGCCGGCCTGGCCAGGGCGCAGGAGGTCGGCACGCTGGCGCGGAAGCTGCCGTCGTACCTGATGGCCGAGCGACGCGACCGCGGTGGGTTCCTGCGCGCGGTCTACCGCAGGTACGAGGGCGCCTCGCTGGCCGAGCTGAACCAGCTGGTCGACGAGGACCTCAGCGACCACCTGCTCGAACGGCTCTCCGGAGGTGCCGTGCGGCGGATCAGGGAGCACCGTGCGGCCGGGCACAAGCTGGTGCTGATCACCGGCGCCATCCGGCCGCTCACCCGGCCGCTGCAGCCGCTGTTCGACGAGATCGTCGCGGCCGACCTGAGCGTCGACGCCGAGGGCCGCTGCACCGGCTTCCTCAGCTCGCCGCCGCTGGTCGGCGAGGCCCGCGCGGCGTGGCTGACCTGGTACGCCGGGCAGCAGGGCCTCGACCTGAGCCAGTCGTTCGCGTACGCAGACAGCCACTCCGACCTGCCGCTGCTGAAGGCAGTCGGCAACCCGGTCGCGGTGAGCCCGGACGTCCCGCTGTGGCGGGAGGCACGGAAGAGCAGGTGGCCGGTGCAAGACTGGGCTGAGGGTGCGAAGACCACGTCCAGGTTCAGCCTGCCGGGGAGCAGCTCATGA